One genomic window of Candidatus Pseudobacter hemicellulosilyticus includes the following:
- a CDS encoding murein L,D-transpeptidase catalytic domain family protein, which produces MYRPLKSVSFSLLCLFVASPVLISGTYTLLEERDPVIVLHQPADVVVNKSSLTLLMEEGTALYDSMQLYRYGLTRKAFAYAWKGYNYLYDKKSLLNSNILSICDFSQSSRRKRLYVLDMEQKKLLLNTYVAHGRRSGGEYAQSFSNNPESHKSSLGFYVTQRTYHGGHGLALKIRGLENGFNDKADARNIVVHGSQYVGKQFLNSNKFNGRSFGCPAVPAKEAPRLIQTIKNGSCLFIYHPNNSYLSKSKILND; this is translated from the coding sequence ATGTATCGCCCTTTAAAATCCGTATCGTTCAGCCTCCTATGCCTTTTTGTGGCCTCGCCCGTTTTGATATCCGGCACCTATACACTTTTGGAAGAACGGGATCCCGTTATAGTATTGCACCAGCCCGCTGATGTGGTGGTTAACAAATCCAGCCTGACCCTGCTGATGGAGGAAGGCACCGCTTTGTACGATAGTATGCAGCTGTACCGCTATGGGCTTACCCGGAAGGCCTTTGCCTATGCCTGGAAGGGATACAATTACCTGTATGATAAAAAGAGCCTGCTCAACAGCAATATCCTTTCTATCTGTGATTTCAGCCAGTCTTCCCGCAGGAAGCGTCTGTACGTGCTGGACATGGAGCAGAAAAAACTCCTGCTGAACACCTATGTGGCCCATGGCCGCAGGTCCGGCGGAGAATATGCGCAGTCTTTCAGCAACAACCCTGAATCACACAAAAGCAGTCTCGGCTTTTATGTTACCCAGCGTACCTATCATGGTGGTCACGGGCTGGCCCTGAAGATCCGGGGACTGGAAAACGGTTTTAACGATAAGGCCGATGCCCGCAATATTGTGGTGCATGGCTCTCAATATGTAGGAAAACAATTCCTGAACAGCAACAAATTCAATGGCAGGAGCTTTGGCTGCCCGGCAGTACCTGCCAAAGAGGCGCCGCGACTGATCCAGACCATCAAGAATGGTTCCTGCCTGTTCATCTACCATCCCAACAATTCATACCTCAGCAAGTCCAAAATATTGAACGATTAG
- the rpoN gene encoding RNA polymerase factor sigma-54, with product MALSQSLQQKLLQKLSPQQIQLMKLLQVPTAILEERIKEELEENPALELSEDEHDDTYDTELKDEFESSEDEYEKDGSEEDYENIDISEYVADDDGEIADYKLRDDNYPESDDNKTIPYRVETSFHEHLLEQLGMLILDDRQRRIAEQIVGSIDDDGYLRRDAAAIVDDLAFRQNIDSNEKEIDEVVRLIQSFDPAGVAARDLQECLLLQLRRQQVAGKEVLKAIEVLTSYFDEFTKKHYDKIQRGLNLSDEGLRDVIGQIIRLTPKPGGNHGDINKAESYVVPDFFVYNNGGKLELTLNSKNAPDLRISEGYRDMLRDYDRGSKKDKRQKEAVLFIKQKIDAAKWFIDAIKQRQHTLTSVMGTIMEYQRTFFLTGDETSLKPMILKDIAERTALDISTVSRVANSKFVQTEFGTYRLKFFFSESLSTDSGEEVSTREVKKILSDLIEGESKKKPLSDEKLTELLQEKGYNIARRTVAKYREQLNIPVARLRKEL from the coding sequence ATGGCATTAAGTCAGAGTTTACAACAGAAATTGTTGCAGAAATTGTCGCCCCAGCAGATTCAGCTCATGAAACTGCTGCAGGTGCCTACTGCCATACTGGAAGAACGGATCAAGGAGGAGCTGGAAGAGAATCCGGCCCTGGAACTCTCCGAGGATGAACATGATGACACCTACGATACGGAGCTGAAGGATGAGTTCGAAAGTTCGGAGGATGAATATGAAAAGGATGGCAGTGAAGAGGATTATGAAAATATCGATATCAGTGAATACGTAGCGGATGACGACGGGGAGATAGCCGATTATAAACTGCGGGACGATAACTATCCCGAGAGTGATGATAACAAGACCATCCCTTACCGGGTAGAGACCTCCTTCCATGAGCACCTGCTGGAACAGTTGGGTATGCTGATCCTGGACGACCGCCAGCGGCGTATTGCCGAGCAGATCGTAGGCAGTATTGACGATGATGGTTACCTGCGCCGGGATGCAGCGGCTATTGTGGACGACCTGGCCTTCCGCCAGAACATAGACAGCAACGAAAAGGAAATAGATGAAGTGGTGCGCCTGATCCAGTCCTTTGACCCGGCGGGTGTGGCCGCCCGCGACCTGCAGGAATGCCTCCTGTTACAGCTGCGCCGACAGCAGGTTGCCGGCAAGGAAGTGCTGAAGGCCATTGAAGTGCTGACCAGCTATTTTGACGAATTCACCAAGAAACACTACGATAAGATCCAGCGGGGCCTCAACCTCAGCGATGAAGGCCTAAGGGATGTCATTGGCCAGATCATCCGCCTCACCCCTAAACCGGGCGGTAACCATGGCGATATCAACAAGGCGGAGAGTTATGTGGTCCCCGACTTCTTTGTGTATAACAACGGCGGCAAGCTGGAGCTGACGCTCAATTCCAAAAATGCCCCCGATCTGCGGATCAGTGAAGGCTACAGGGATATGCTGCGGGATTATGACAGGGGCAGCAAAAAGGATAAACGCCAGAAAGAGGCCGTTCTCTTCATCAAGCAGAAGATAGACGCCGCCAAATGGTTCATTGACGCCATCAAGCAGCGCCAGCATACCCTCACCAGTGTAATGGGCACCATCATGGAGTACCAGCGTACTTTTTTCCTTACGGGTGATGAAACCTCCCTGAAACCCATGATCCTGAAAGATATTGCCGAACGGACGGCCCTGGATATCTCCACGGTAAGCCGGGTGGCCAACAGTAAATTTGTGCAGACGGAATTTGGTACCTATCGCCTCAAATTCTTCTTCAGTGAATCCCTCAGTACGGACAGCGGCGAGGAAGTATCCACCAGGGAAGTGAAAAAGATCCTCAGTGATCTTATTGAAGGGGAGAGCAAGAAAAAGCCCCTAAGCGATGAAAAATTAACGGAGCTGCTCCAGGAAAAAGGCTATAATATTGCACGCAGAACGGTGGCCAAGTACCGGGAACAGCTCAATATCCCCGTGGCAAGGCTGCGCAAAGAATTGTAA
- a CDS encoding radical SAM/SPASM domain-containing protein, whose product MPAINWHDTINLFSKLTLRRSWNAAKVLGSFYLSKWTRKPIQWGYPISISFEPTTSCNLRCPECPSGLRAFTRPTGMLQKDFFRDTIDQLAPDLLYLIFYFQGEPYLNPAFLDMVQYASRKGIYTATSTNAHYLTDANAKKTVESGLDRLIISIDGTTQDVYQQYRVGGKLHKVLEGARNIVKWKKELKSRTPFVFFQFLVVKPNEHQIEDVKRLAEEIGVDEVRFKTAQVYDYENDPNNLIPTIDKYSRYRKDKNGGLQIKNGLDNHCWRLWHATVISWDGLVVPCCFDKDAQYTLGDLKGKSFKEIWHNEQYIDFRRQILQSRKNIAICANCSEGTKVWSE is encoded by the coding sequence ATGCCCGCTATCAACTGGCACGATACCATTAATCTGTTCTCCAAGCTGACCTTGCGGCGTTCCTGGAATGCTGCCAAGGTGCTGGGTAGTTTTTACCTGAGCAAGTGGACCCGGAAGCCCATCCAGTGGGGCTATCCCATTTCTATTTCCTTTGAGCCTACCACGTCCTGTAACCTGCGCTGCCCTGAGTGCCCCAGCGGTCTGCGGGCCTTTACCCGGCCTACAGGGATGCTGCAGAAGGATTTTTTCCGGGATACCATTGACCAGCTGGCGCCCGACCTGCTATACCTGATCTTCTATTTCCAGGGCGAGCCCTATCTGAACCCTGCTTTCCTGGACATGGTGCAATATGCTTCCCGGAAGGGTATCTATACCGCCACCTCCACCAATGCCCATTACCTGACCGATGCCAATGCAAAGAAGACGGTGGAGAGCGGGCTGGACAGGCTGATCATTTCCATTGACGGCACCACCCAGGATGTCTATCAGCAATACCGGGTGGGCGGCAAACTGCATAAAGTACTGGAAGGGGCCAGGAATATTGTGAAATGGAAGAAGGAGCTGAAGAGCAGAACGCCTTTTGTTTTCTTCCAGTTCCTGGTGGTCAAACCCAATGAGCACCAGATTGAAGATGTGAAGCGCCTGGCAGAAGAGATCGGGGTGGATGAGGTCCGCTTCAAGACGGCGCAGGTCTATGATTATGAAAATGACCCCAACAACCTGATCCCTACTATCGACAAATACAGTCGCTACCGGAAGGACAAAAACGGCGGGCTGCAGATCAAGAACGGGCTGGACAATCATTGCTGGCGGCTCTGGCATGCTACGGTGATCAGCTGGGACGGGCTGGTAGTGCCCTGTTGTTTTGACAAAGATGCACAATATACCCTTGGTGATCTCAAGGGCAAATCCTTCAAAGAGATCTGGCATAACGAGCAGTATATCGATTTCCGGCGGCAGATATTGCAGAGCAGAAAAAACATAGCCATCTGCGCCAACTGTAGTGAAGGCACAAAGGTTTGGAGTGAATAG
- a CDS encoding gluconate 2-dehydrogenase subunit 3 family protein, whose translation MNRREAVSRVALILGGTIIGAEVFLSGCKPEAKKWSASLDFSAEDIAYLDEVAETIIPTTNTPGAKAANVGAFMSIMVKDCYDEANQKIFIEGMGKLNDASEKANKTRFTEATPEQRKALLITIDKEAKDYTKNKKKEDPAHYFTQLKQLTLLGYFTSEIGATQALRYVPIPGRYDGEMPYKKGDKAWAT comes from the coding sequence ATGAATAGAAGAGAAGCGGTCTCCCGGGTAGCCCTGATCCTGGGCGGCACCATTATCGGGGCAGAGGTATTCCTGAGCGGCTGTAAGCCTGAGGCTAAGAAATGGTCGGCCAGCCTCGACTTCTCCGCGGAAGATATCGCCTACCTGGATGAAGTGGCGGAAACCATTATTCCCACCACCAATACGCCCGGCGCCAAAGCCGCCAACGTAGGCGCTTTCATGAGCATCATGGTCAAGGATTGTTATGACGAGGCCAACCAGAAGATCTTTATAGAAGGCATGGGCAAACTGAATGATGCCAGTGAGAAAGCCAACAAGACCCGGTTCACGGAAGCTACGCCCGAACAGCGCAAGGCCTTACTGATCACTATTGACAAAGAAGCCAAAGACTATACAAAGAATAAGAAGAAAGAAGATCCGGCGCATTATTTCACCCAGCTGAAACAACTGACGCTGCTCGGGTATTTCACTTCCGAGATCGGTGCTACCCAGGCCCTGCGCTATGTGCCTATACCGGGCCGTTATGATGGGGAGATGCCTTATAAAAAAGGCGATAAGGCCTGGGCGACATAG
- a CDS encoding family 10 glycosylhydrolase: protein MKKALCGSVAILLFACTCLRAQPLYEFRAAWIATVDNIDWPTRGNYNPESQRAEYIRLLDMHQRNGLNAVVVQIRPATDAFYPSQYEPWSEWLTGRQGLPPNPFYDPLEFMIEEAHKRGMEFHAWCNPYRAVFNIGKSSIAPNHITKTHPEWFLTYGDKRYFDPGNKDAQQFVVKVIRDVVNRYDVDAIHFDDYFYPYRIAGKEFPDNATYRQYGGNMSRDEWRRSNVDSIIRFLSEAIKEENPLCQFGISPFGVWRNQDKDPMGSATRAGVTNYDDLYADILLWLKNGWIDYVAPQLYWEFGYKNADYATLVEWWSRHTYGRHCYIGLGIYRAGSNTAWRDKTQLPRQLQEMRQYPSVKGAIYFSSKSFVNNPNGWNDSLRNNYYREPALVPPMPWLDSLLPAAPVVKAVTPIPSGLSIKVEKAPGEHRVIKGFRLYVCYDEGPNNNFYNASLVGTQFQGDTCTFLGPLPNDKKLAKFYVTCVDENNEESKPYSNWPLRLEAQLFDREVWILK, encoded by the coding sequence ATGAAAAAAGCATTGTGTGGAAGTGTTGCTATTCTTCTTTTTGCCTGCACCTGCCTCCGGGCCCAGCCCCTGTATGAATTCAGGGCTGCCTGGATAGCTACTGTTGACAATATAGACTGGCCTACCAGGGGCAATTACAACCCGGAAAGCCAGCGTGCTGAATATATCCGCTTGCTGGACATGCACCAGCGCAATGGCCTCAACGCCGTAGTGGTGCAGATCCGTCCGGCTACAGACGCTTTCTACCCTTCCCAGTACGAGCCCTGGAGTGAATGGCTGACCGGCAGACAAGGGCTGCCGCCCAATCCCTTTTACGATCCGCTGGAGTTCATGATCGAAGAAGCGCATAAGCGCGGTATGGAGTTCCATGCCTGGTGTAATCCTTACCGGGCGGTATTCAATATCGGTAAGTCGTCCATTGCCCCTAACCATATCACCAAAACGCATCCCGAGTGGTTCCTTACCTATGGGGACAAACGTTATTTTGACCCGGGTAACAAGGACGCGCAGCAGTTTGTGGTGAAAGTGATCCGCGATGTGGTGAACCGCTATGATGTGGATGCTATCCATTTTGATGATTACTTCTATCCTTACCGGATTGCCGGCAAGGAATTCCCTGATAATGCCACTTACCGGCAATATGGCGGTAATATGTCACGCGACGAATGGCGGCGCAGCAATGTGGATTCCATTATCCGCTTCCTGAGCGAGGCCATTAAAGAAGAGAACCCGCTCTGTCAGTTCGGGATATCTCCTTTTGGCGTATGGCGCAACCAGGACAAGGACCCGATGGGCAGCGCTACCCGTGCAGGGGTCACCAACTATGATGATCTCTATGCAGATATCCTGCTCTGGCTGAAAAATGGCTGGATAGACTATGTGGCTCCCCAGCTGTACTGGGAGTTTGGCTATAAGAATGCTGATTACGCCACCCTGGTGGAATGGTGGAGCAGGCATACCTATGGCCGCCATTGTTATATTGGCCTGGGTATTTACCGGGCCGGCAGCAATACCGCCTGGCGTGATAAGACCCAGCTGCCCCGTCAGCTGCAGGAAATGCGCCAGTATCCCAGCGTTAAAGGCGCCATCTACTTCAGCAGTAAGTCCTTTGTCAATAATCCCAATGGCTGGAACGACAGTCTCCGCAATAACTATTACCGTGAGCCGGCCCTGGTGCCGCCCATGCCCTGGCTGGATTCCCTGCTGCCGGCAGCCCCCGTAGTAAAGGCGGTAACGCCCATTCCCTCCGGCCTCTCCATCAAAGTGGAGAAAGCGCCCGGCGAGCATCGGGTCATCAAAGGCTTCCGCCTGTACGTCTGCTATGACGAAGGCCCCAACAATAATTTCTACAATGCTTCCCTGGTGGGTACCCAATTCCAGGGAGATACCTGTACTTTCCTGGGTCCGCTGCCCAACGATAAAAAGCTGGCGAAATTCTATGTCACCTGTGTGGATGAGAACAATGAGGAAAGCAAACCCTACAGCAACTGGCCTTTACGGCTGGAAGCCCAACTATTTGACAGGGAGGTGTGGATCCTGAAGTAG
- a CDS encoding glycoside hydrolase family 25 protein, with amino-acid sequence MAGSKKRNIGWKILMALVFAGILVLLGLQVVEWWKERKARFVRYEAFGIEVPVNYSVHGIDVSKYQELIDWESVQSMNVDNIRLRFAFIKATEGNGNEDRCFKRNWKRAKEAGVARGAYHFFIATKSGKTQAENFISTVELQPGDMPPVLDVEQSYGVKGDKLRQRVREWLETVENYYGVKPILYTNVDFYKQVLKDEFDDYPLWVAHYLQKERPRIHRSWHFWQYSEQGRVNGILHKTDFNVFNGDSTAFKELLIH; translated from the coding sequence ATGGCAGGTTCCAAAAAAAGAAATATTGGCTGGAAAATACTCATGGCCCTGGTTTTTGCAGGCATCCTGGTACTGCTGGGGTTGCAGGTGGTGGAATGGTGGAAAGAACGCAAAGCCCGCTTTGTCCGCTATGAGGCTTTTGGGATAGAAGTACCGGTCAATTATTCCGTACATGGCATTGATGTATCCAAATACCAGGAACTGATAGACTGGGAAAGCGTTCAATCCATGAATGTGGACAATATACGCCTGCGCTTTGCCTTTATCAAAGCCACCGAGGGCAATGGCAATGAAGACCGCTGCTTCAAACGCAACTGGAAAAGAGCTAAAGAGGCCGGTGTAGCCCGCGGCGCCTATCATTTCTTTATTGCCACCAAAAGCGGTAAGACCCAGGCCGAGAACTTCATTTCCACCGTTGAACTGCAACCCGGAGATATGCCCCCCGTGCTGGACGTAGAGCAATCCTATGGCGTTAAGGGCGATAAGCTCCGACAGCGCGTCCGGGAATGGCTGGAGACCGTTGAGAATTATTATGGCGTTAAGCCCATCCTCTATACCAATGTGGATTTTTACAAACAGGTGCTGAAAGATGAGTTTGACGATTACCCCCTCTGGGTTGCCCATTATCTCCAGAAAGAAAGACCCCGTATCCACCGCAGCTGGCATTTCTGGCAGTACAGCGAGCAGGGCCGGGTCAACGGCATCCTCCACAAAACAGACTTTAATGTATTTAATGGAGACTCCACGGCTTTTAAGGAATTACTGATCCACTAA
- a CDS encoding AI-2E family transporter: protein MKYYLPNNIIRQLLILSTILILGVVLFEQLKAFIPAFLGAYTLYVLLRKWMFLLTGKYRWKRSLAAAVLMLLSFLVILLPIMLLVNMMTSKVAWAIQHSSEMLNSIETYISQYEKRYGIDLITDENIQKITAMGAQILPQILGATFNTLLTIVMLYFILYFMLVDGRKMESRFYEWVPFKDENVLLIRKDLNGMVFSNAIGIPLIALMQGLVALIGFIFLGVSEPGFWFVVVCIAAMLPVVGAALAYVPLALIFFAEGSTGRGVIMLIYGFGIIGTVDNIFRFWLQKKLGDVHPLITALGVIIGIPIFGFIGLVFGPILISLFLLMIKIYINEFNVYRKSGAPPVTPGNQTDNTNTE from the coding sequence ATGAAGTATTACCTACCGAATAACATTATCAGGCAGTTACTGATCCTGAGCACCATTCTTATACTGGGCGTGGTGCTGTTTGAACAGCTGAAAGCTTTTATCCCGGCCTTCCTGGGCGCTTATACCCTGTATGTACTGCTGCGTAAATGGATGTTCCTGCTCACCGGTAAGTACCGCTGGAAAAGGTCCCTGGCGGCGGCTGTCCTGATGCTGCTCTCTTTCCTGGTGATCCTGTTACCCATCATGCTGCTGGTGAATATGATGACCTCCAAAGTGGCCTGGGCTATCCAGCATTCCTCAGAGATGCTCAACAGCATTGAGACCTATATCAGCCAGTATGAGAAAAGATATGGTATTGACCTGATCACGGATGAAAATATCCAGAAGATCACCGCAATGGGAGCGCAGATCCTGCCGCAGATCCTGGGAGCTACCTTCAATACCCTCCTTACCATTGTTATGCTGTACTTCATTTTGTACTTCATGCTGGTGGACGGTCGTAAAATGGAATCCCGTTTTTATGAGTGGGTCCCCTTCAAGGATGAAAATGTGCTGCTGATCCGGAAAGACCTGAACGGCATGGTGTTCTCCAATGCCATCGGTATTCCCCTGATTGCCCTGATGCAGGGCCTGGTGGCCCTGATAGGGTTCATCTTCCTGGGTGTGTCTGAGCCCGGCTTCTGGTTTGTGGTGGTCTGCATTGCGGCCATGCTGCCGGTAGTAGGCGCTGCGCTGGCCTATGTGCCGCTGGCCCTGATCTTTTTTGCAGAAGGTTCCACCGGCCGGGGCGTCATCATGCTGATCTATGGTTTCGGTATCATTGGCACCGTGGATAATATCTTCCGCTTCTGGTTGCAGAAAAAACTGGGCGATGTACATCCCCTGATCACGGCCCTCGGTGTTATTATCGGTATCCCCATCTTCGGCTTCATCGGGCTGGTATTTGGTCCTATCCTGATCTCCCTGTTCCTTTTAATGATCAAGATCTATATTAATGAGTTCAATGTTTACCGGAAAAGCGGCGCCCCACCTGTAACTCCTGGAAATCAGACCGATAACACCAATACGGAATAA
- a CDS encoding DegT/DnrJ/EryC1/StrS family aminotransferase: MPGFELFGETERKHVNDVLETGILMRYGFDGPRKGIWKAKELEDAICSRLGAKYTQVVSSGTAALVTALSALGVGAGDEVIMPTFTFVASFEAVLAVGAVPVLVDVDDTLTLDPAAVRRAITPKTKCVMPVHMCGSMADMEALQDICKENKLLLLEDACQSTGASFQGKYLGTIGDAGTFSFDFVKTITCAEGGAVVTNSEDIYVKCDGFSDHGHDHKGVDRGADLHPFIGYNYRISELHAAVGLAQIHRLDEFLDILRRNHTILKEALAEIPELSFRRIPDPAGDSCTHVSWFLPTETLMRAAVAQLKADNAMGGSFYWFDNNWHYIRKWDHLKTASALNTLHPDLKAAVLHHANKDFSASDAIISRCVSTAISMAWTEAQAREKAAAMAASIRKALSLATAKA; this comes from the coding sequence ATGCCTGGTTTTGAATTATTTGGTGAAACCGAACGCAAGCATGTGAACGATGTGCTGGAAACCGGTATCCTGATGCGTTATGGATTTGATGGTCCGCGCAAAGGTATCTGGAAGGCCAAAGAACTGGAAGATGCCATCTGCAGCAGGCTTGGCGCCAAATACACACAGGTGGTATCCAGCGGTACTGCTGCCCTGGTAACCGCCCTCAGCGCCCTGGGCGTTGGCGCCGGTGACGAGGTCATCATGCCTACCTTCACTTTCGTGGCCAGCTTTGAAGCGGTGCTGGCGGTGGGCGCAGTGCCCGTGCTGGTGGATGTGGATGATACCCTGACCCTTGATCCTGCCGCGGTCCGCAGGGCCATTACCCCCAAAACAAAATGCGTGATGCCCGTCCACATGTGTGGCAGCATGGCTGATATGGAAGCCCTGCAGGACATCTGCAAAGAAAATAAACTGCTGTTGCTGGAAGACGCCTGCCAGAGCACCGGCGCCAGCTTCCAGGGTAAATACCTGGGCACTATTGGCGATGCCGGTACTTTTTCGTTCGATTTTGTAAAGACCATCACCTGTGCGGAAGGCGGCGCTGTTGTCACCAACAGTGAAGACATTTATGTGAAATGTGATGGGTTCAGCGATCATGGTCATGACCACAAAGGCGTTGACCGTGGTGCAGACCTCCATCCTTTTATCGGCTATAATTACCGGATCTCCGAGCTGCATGCAGCAGTGGGCCTGGCCCAGATCCACCGGCTGGATGAGTTCCTGGATATCCTGCGCCGGAACCATACCATCCTGAAAGAAGCCCTGGCTGAAATTCCTGAGCTCAGCTTCCGCAGGATCCCTGATCCTGCCGGCGACAGCTGCACCCATGTGAGCTGGTTCCTGCCTACTGAAACCCTGATGCGGGCCGCCGTGGCCCAGCTGAAAGCGGATAATGCCATGGGCGGCAGCTTTTACTGGTTCGATAATAACTGGCATTATATCCGTAAATGGGATCACCTGAAAACAGCGTCCGCGCTCAATACCCTGCATCCGGACCTGAAGGCAGCCGTGCTGCATCATGCCAATAAGGATTTTTCCGCCAGCGATGCTATCATCAGCCGCTGTGTGTCCACCGCCATCAGTATGGCCTGGACAGAAGCGCAGGCCCGCGAGAAAGCAGCTGCCATGGCCGCTTCTATCCGGAAAGCATTGTCGCTGGCGACTGCCAAAGCTTAA
- a CDS encoding MarR family transcriptional regulator produces the protein MSIEQDIQQVTRFRNEYHKIAVNLIYTYNWMMEKHKQFYEKGDVTPQQFNILRILRGAGGPLSTLQIRQRMLDKMSDTSRIVDRLLKKQLVKKVTCKTDRRLVDVTISEKGLALLEELDTHQQDMDNILATLTEEEAKTLNHFLDKMRNSE, from the coding sequence ATGAGTATAGAACAAGATATTCAACAGGTCACCAGATTTCGCAACGAATACCACAAGATCGCCGTCAACCTCATCTACACGTACAACTGGATGATGGAAAAACACAAGCAGTTCTACGAAAAAGGAGATGTCACGCCCCAGCAGTTCAATATCCTGCGTATCCTGCGCGGGGCGGGTGGTCCCCTGTCTACGCTGCAGATCAGGCAGCGTATGCTTGACAAGATGAGTGATACCAGCCGTATTGTAGACCGCCTGCTCAAAAAGCAGCTGGTAAAAAAAGTGACCTGTAAAACAGACCGCCGCCTGGTGGATGTTACCATCTCTGAAAAAGGCCTGGCCCTTCTGGAAGAACTGGACACCCATCAGCAGGATATGGATAATATCCTGGCCACCCTTACCGAAGAAGAGGCGAAAACGTTAAATCACTTCCTGGATAAGATGCGGAACTCGGAATAA
- a CDS encoding DUF4440 domain-containing protein, with translation MKILTAVFLSALLLPAGLRAQSSDEKAIRQILAEQIEAWNRGNLEDFMKGYWNNDSLRFIGKSGVTYGYNNTLENYKKGYPDTTRMGQLNFTLLTLQELSREYWFVIGKWELKRKVGDLSGHYTLLFRKIRGKWVIIADHSS, from the coding sequence ATGAAAATACTGACTGCTGTATTCCTCTCTGCCCTTCTGTTACCAGCTGGTCTGCGTGCGCAATCATCGGATGAAAAAGCGATCCGCCAGATCCTGGCTGAACAGATTGAAGCCTGGAACCGGGGCAACCTGGAAGATTTCATGAAAGGCTACTGGAATAATGATTCCCTGCGCTTCATTGGTAAGAGCGGGGTTACCTATGGGTACAACAATACCCTGGAGAATTATAAAAAAGGTTATCCTGATACCACCCGGATGGGACAGCTGAATTTTACTTTGCTGACATTGCAGGAGCTTTCCCGTGAGTATTGGTTTGTGATCGGTAAATGGGAGCTGAAAAGAAAAGTAGGCGATCTGAGCGGGCATTATACCCTGCTGTTCCGCAAGATCAGGGGTAAATGGGTCATCATAGCTGATCACAGCAGCTGA